Below is a genomic region from Candidatus Eisenbacteria bacterium.
CGGCTGGTGCAGGCGTCCGGTGTTGCAGATCGCTCCGTAGCCCATGTTCTTCGTCGCCATCGAAATGCCGTTCCCCGTGTTCTTGAAGACCGGAACATTGATGATCTTCGTAAGCCTCTTCGTGAGCAGCTTGCCGAAGTAGGAGTGCCGGCCGTTGAACACGTGCTGGTTGAGATACTGCTTGTCCGACGGGGCCTCGACGTCCGCCCAGTAGTATGCGTCGGGATCGAAGTTGCCGGCGCTCTTGTGGTTCCCGTCGGCGTCGAGCCAGCCGCTGTCGTCCTCGCTTTCGCCCGACGCGGCCGATTCGTCCATCGTCTGAAGTCCCTCGATCCCGACGCCCGGGTAACGCTCCGCCGTGAACCCGGCATCCCGGAGCATGTAATCGAATCGATCCCAAATAACGATCCGCTCCTTCGGGATGCCGCTTGCCGCGAGCCAGAGAACGATCGCATCGACGAGTTCGAGACGCGTGCTGATGAGACCCGGGCCGACCGGGTTCACCTTGATGCCGACGATGTCGTCCTTCGAGAAGAGAAGATCGAACGCCGCCTTCTCGTCGCCGCCCGCAAGCGCGCGGATGCCTCGGTTGAACATCGCCTCCACGACCTCCGCGCGCGGCTCGTCTTCCCGTACCGCCTGGGGATCCATCACGTGGACCACCCTCCCGGGAAAAGGCCCGGGGAGCGAATGAGTCGTTCTCGGGACCTCAAGCGCCTCGTCGATGTTCGTCTTCGCGCGCGCTTTCTCCGGCGACTTCTCCTCCGCCCACACGGACGGGTTTCCGAGAAGAAGCCCCGTGCCGACCGCTCCGCTCGCTTTCAAGAACGCGCGGCGGTCGACGAGAAACGCGCGCGGCATGCTCCGATACCTCCCGGTCTTCATAGTGATCCCCCGCCTCCGGCCCACGAGCCGGCGGCCTCTCGACCTCGCGGTTCCTCCTCGCTCCCTTCCTTGTCTTCATAGCCGCCCGCGCCGGGGAAGACGGGAAGGAGCGGACGATTCCTCGGATGACGGCTCTCGTTGGCGCTCGTCACGCGGATCGCCGCCAGATCCTTGAAAGGACAAACATATTCGCAGATCCCGCATCCGGTGCAAAGATCCGGATCCATGCGCGGCTGCTTCAACACGCGGACCGTTCCGTCCCTTAGGCGAACCGGCGTCTCGACGAAGTAGATCGCCTTGTCCGGGATCGGGCAATGCTCCTCGCAGACGATGCAATCCCGTTCATACGCGTACGGAAGGCAGCGGGTCGTGTCGATTAAGGCGAGCCCGATGCGGACCTCCTTCTTCTCCGGAAGAGGCAGAGGAAGGATGGCGGATGTCGGACAGACCGCCCCGCAAAGATTGCATTCGTACTCGCAGTATCCGAGGCGCGGAACGAGCACGGGGGTCCAGATCCCCTCGAGTCCGCCCTGGAGCGTCGCCGGATGAAGCGCGTTCGTTGGGCACACCTTCATGCACATTCCGCACTGCACGCACCGGTCGAGGAAACTCGCTTCCGGACGCGAGCCGGGCGGACGGATCAGCTCAGGGTTGTACGTGCGCGCCTGCGCGCGAGGAGAGAGACGCATCGCGAGCAGCGCGCCGGCGCCGCCGAAGGCGGAAGCGAGGACGGCGCGGCGTCGAAGATCGATCGAGCCGGCCGGCGTCTTTCTGAAGGGCGATTCCCAGCGAAAATCGATCGCGTCCTGCTTGCACGCGGCGACGCAGTTCCAGCAACCGAAGCACTCGACCGGAAGCCACTTGCCCGGCAATTCCGGCTGCGCCGCCGCCGGGCAGGCGAGACGGCAGAGGTTGCATCCCCCGCACGCCTCGTTCTCGGATCGAAGCCGGAGAAGGGTTCGTCCGGCGAAGAGACCGAGGAGCGCGCCGAGAGGGCACACGTAACGGCACCAGAACCGGGTGCGAAAAAGGTTGAAAAGCGCCGCCGCGAGAAAGACGAGAAACACGAGCGTGCTCCCCGCGAACGCCGCTCGTTTCACGACGAAAACGTGGTCGCGCAACAATCGGTAGACCGGCTCGCTGATCGACGCAAGAGAAAGAGGGCCGGCGCGCGGGTCCTGGTGGTAGATCGCCGTCGAGATCGCCTCCACCGAGTAGTGGAGCGAGGGAAGAACAGCCACGGCGACGCTCCGGTAGAAGAGAGCGATCGGATCGAAGACGCCGATCCAGTGCGCGCCGAGGATCGCCATCGCGGCGAGCCCGAAGAGAACGTAGTACTTCGCGCGCTGCCAGCGGGAGAACGCATCGCCGCCGGAGAGAAGACGCGTCTTCCTCGATCGGATCGTCGCGATCATGTTGTGGAGCGTGCCGAAGGGACAGATCCACCCGCAAAAGACGCGCCCGAGAAGGATCGTGAGGACGACGGTAGCGAGCGCCAGAAGGGAAAGCCCCTCGAGGGAACGGGCGGAAAGCCAGGTGGCCGCCAGAAGAAGAGGATCCAAGTCGAAGAAGAGGGAGAGAGCTCCGTCCGGTGGACCATCCGCCGGAGAGCGCGTCGCGAGAAGAAGACTGAGAAAGAGAACGAAAGCGATTCCCTGCACCGCGCGCCGCGTCCAGACGACGATCCGCGCGCGCCTTCGGGCGATCACGAGACGGCGACCTCGCGCAGGCGGAGCTCCCGGTAGGCGATCCGCCCGAGACCGGCGGCCTGGGCCGCCTTCACCGTTCCGATCCGCGCGGGGTCGTGGCCGAGAAGCTCGGCCCCGAACGCGTCGAGCGCGACGATGTCGATGGACGCGGCGACCGTGTCCATTCTCTTGACGTCGGAAAGATTTCCTCCCTGCGGGCCGCGGTCCGTGAGAACGCGCGCGCAGTCGAGGATCGAGAGCCTCGGCTTGATGAAGGCGGTGATATCGCAGAGGCAGCCCGCGAGATCTTGATGCCACGCCCCGCGATTCCCTCCGATGATCCCCATGTAGTTCTTCATCGCGAGGGTAGCGCGGGAGAGCCCGTGATGCTTCGCGACCGGAACGTTGATCAGGAGATCGGCCTCGAGGATCTCAGGATAGAGAGGCCACTTGTCGAGAACGCGGCCGCCGATCTTGACGTCGCGGAAGCGGTTCTCGTCGAGGAAGACGACCTCCGCGCCCGCTTCCCTCGCGGCCGCCTCGATGCCGCTCGAACGGTAGGACTGCCTCGCGTCGTGGCAGGTGTTGTCCCCGACCTTCACCTTGCGAGCGCCGGCATCGAGCGAGAGGCGCACGAGCGCGGCGACGACCGCGGGGTTCGTCGTCGCGGCGAGCTCCGGAGCGCGGTTCCAGGCGATGTTCGGCTTGATCCAGACGACGTCCCCCCTGCTCACGAAGCGCCCCATGCCCCCGAGACTCTCGATCGAGCGCTCCGTGAGAGCGGCGGCCATCTTGTCGACAGCGTCCTCTCCGACCGGATCGCCCGCCCATCTTGCGATGCACATGTCGGGGGGCGAGGCGTCGGTTTCGCCGTCCGCCCAGACCGCGTAGGGCGCGAGCGCGGCCGCCCCCGCGGCGGCCGCCGCTTGCCTCAAGAACTCACGTCTCGTTGTGTTCGTCATGGCGTCCTCCTCGGGGACTTCATCATACCAAAGATGATGAGGAACGTCAGGCGGCCGCGTTCGGATTCGCCGTTCGATCGGATCCGCCTTCGCGGTCCGCGCGAACCATCGGCAAGCGCCTTGGGGGGATCAAACAGCGCGGGCCGTCCGAAAAACGCCCGCGCCCGAATCCGCTCAACGAATCAGGACGAGCTTCTCGACGACTGATCGCTCGCCCGCGACGAGCCGCGCGAAGTAGACACCCGAGGCGGCCTCGCGCCCCGCATCGTCCTTCCCGTCCCAGGAACGTTCGAACGCGCCGCTCGCGAAGCGCCCGGAGGCGAGCGTGCCGACCCGGCGTCCCGCCGCGTCGTAGAGAACGAGCACGAGATCGCCCGGCTGATCGATCGTGAAGCGGATCGTCGCCGTCGCGTTGAATGGATTCGGAGAGATCGCGAGAAGGGGCGCCGCGAGAACCGCTCCGGCGACGGAGGTCGAGGTCTCCGCGCGGAGCACCGCGAGAAGCGGGACGTGATCGCTGCTCTGATGGAGAGCCTCGGCCACTTCCGGCGGGACGGCCGCGTTGCCCCCCTGAATGATGGATTGGTTGAGGTGCGCCCCGTCGTTTCCGAAAGCGATGTACGTGTCCGCGTCGATCTCCAGGCCCACGCCGTCGAGCATCTCGACGCTCGCCAGGATCATGTCGAAGCGGTCGTCCATTCCGCCCGTCGCTCCTCCTCCGAAGGAGGTCGTCCGCGTGCTTTGCGTGTGAATCGAAGCGTACGCGGCGTTGTCGTGCCAATCGCCTTCCTGATCGATCGGGTCGTAGAGTCTCCCGGGCCCCTCCAAGACGAGATGCTGATAGGCGGATTCCGATGCCGTGTAGATATTGAAGTCCCCGGCGACCACGAACGGAAGATCCGCATCGAGCGTGTCGAGGGCGTTCCGGAGAATCGTGCACTCAGCGAGACGCTTCGCCTCGTTGTCGCTCCCCTGACTCGCCTTGAGATGAAGTGTGTAGATGCGGACCTCCTCGCCGCTCTCGGGGAGACGGACATGCCACCAGTCGATGTCGCGAAGAGCGGTGTCGAGCCATCCGTAGCCCAGGACCTCGATCGCGCCGGTGCGGTAGAAGAGCGCACGGTCTGTATCGAAGCCGTCATGAAAAGGCCCCGCGGACCACACTCCCGGCTCGACGAACTCGAGGACATCCGCGAGAAACGCGTTCACGCCGGACTGCCCATTCATCTCCTGCACGACGAGAACGTCCGGTCCGAGGCTTCCGAGGACGGTCCGGAAGTAGGGCGCCCTCTCGGGCCCGGTGCTTCCCGGGTAGTTCAGCAGGTTCCAGGTGGCGAGAGCGATCTCCTCCGCGAAGATCGGCGGGATCGCGAGAACGCTCGCGAGGAGAACGGCGGCAATAAGTCTTCGCATGACGCGGCACCTCTGGGGAGCGGATTTACGGGACGGTCGAGTACGAGTTGATTATACCATGATCGCGGCCCAGCTTGCCGGAATCTTAACGCGCTTTGCAGTCCCTTGACGTGACCGCGCTCCTTCCTCCGCATATCCTCAAGTCGAACCTTCGCAATCGGGCTGTCTGAGAAATCCCGGACCGGTCGTCTCATTGACGGAGCGTACTGCGGCAGGGTTCCTGGGAAGACGCGATGGCCGTCCGGAGATGGCTCGGTTGCTCTCTTGCCGGGCGGGTTCGGTCCACCGCCGCCGTCGGGAAGCCGGGGCGGGCTCTTCGCCCGGGCCGTTTCCTGTGTGGCGAGCGCGACCCGGCCGCTTTCCGAGGGGAGGGCGCGAAAGTTCTTTCGCGAGGGGCTCTCCTTGTACTATGATTCGACGTGATTCGCCGGAACGGCGCCGGCTCCGCGCGGAGACGGAATCGGCGAGCGATGTCCGGTCGGCCGCGGGGGACGGCGGCGCCTCCCTGGGGCCGCGATTTGATTGTGGAAGGCGGCCGGTCAGCCGCCGGGTCGAGGAGCGTGAAGATGAAGAAGACGTATTCGACAAAGGGCCAAACGTGCAAGGTGACGTTCGACCTGCCTCCGGACGTCCAGGCGAAGTCGGCGTCTGTCTGCGGCGATTTCAATGGTTGGGATCCGGCGAAGCATCCGATGAAGCGGAAGAAAGGAGGCGGCTTCTCCGTCACCGTCTCCCTGAAGCCGGGGATGCAATACCGTTTCCGCTACTTGTTGGACGGCAAGAAGTGGGAGAACGATTGGGCTGCGGACCGCTACCTTCCGAACTCCTTCGGGAGCGAGGACTCGGTCATTAACGTCTAAATCGTTTTTCGCGGCGAAGGCCCGGGTCGAATCCCGGGCCTTCGTCTTGCGCGCTCGAGGAACCGCGCGCCGCTCCCCCGAACGTTCAGCTCAGGAGCTTGGCGATCGCTGCGACCGCCGCAAGAACGACGAACACGCGAACCCATCTGGCTCCCTTCGCGATCACGAGGCGGGCTCCGACGATTCCGCCGAGAATCGTCCCCGCGGCGACGACGAGCCCCGGCGCCCATTGCACCTGCCCGGCGCCCGCGA
It encodes:
- a CDS encoding isoamylase early set domain-containing protein, which codes for MKKTYSTKGQTCKVTFDLPPDVQAKSASVCGDFNGWDPAKHPMKRKKGGGFSVTVSLKPGMQYRFRYLLDGKKWENDWAADRYLPNSFGSEDSVINV
- a CDS encoding endonuclease/exonuclease/phosphatase family protein, with amino-acid sequence MRRLIAAVLLASVLAIPPIFAEEIALATWNLLNYPGSTGPERAPYFRTVLGSLGPDVLVVQEMNGQSGVNAFLADVLEFVEPGVWSAGPFHDGFDTDRALFYRTGAIEVLGYGWLDTALRDIDWWHVRLPESGEEVRIYTLHLKASQGSDNEAKRLAECTILRNALDTLDADLPFVVAGDFNIYTASESAYQHLVLEGPGRLYDPIDQEGDWHDNAAYASIHTQSTRTTSFGGGATGGMDDRFDMILASVEMLDGVGLEIDADTYIAFGNDGAHLNQSIIQGGNAAVPPEVAEALHQSSDHVPLLAVLRAETSTSVAGAVLAAPLLAISPNPFNATATIRFTIDQPGDLVLVLYDAAGRRVGTLASGRFASGAFERSWDGKDDAGREAASGVYFARLVAGERSVVEKLVLIR
- a CDS encoding 4Fe-4S dicluster domain-containing protein yields the protein MIARRRARIVVWTRRAVQGIAFVLFLSLLLATRSPADGPPDGALSLFFDLDPLLLAATWLSARSLEGLSLLALATVVLTILLGRVFCGWICPFGTLHNMIATIRSRKTRLLSGGDAFSRWQRAKYYVLFGLAAMAILGAHWIGVFDPIALFYRSVAVAVLPSLHYSVEAISTAIYHQDPRAGPLSLASISEPVYRLLRDHVFVVKRAAFAGSTLVFLVFLAAALFNLFRTRFWCRYVCPLGALLGLFAGRTLLRLRSENEACGGCNLCRLACPAAAQPELPGKWLPVECFGCWNCVAACKQDAIDFRWESPFRKTPAGSIDLRRRAVLASAFGGAGALLAMRLSPRAQARTYNPELIRPPGSRPEASFLDRCVQCGMCMKVCPTNALHPATLQGGLEGIWTPVLVPRLGYCEYECNLCGAVCPTSAILPLPLPEKKEVRIGLALIDTTRCLPYAYERDCIVCEEHCPIPDKAIYFVETPVRLRDGTVRVLKQPRMDPDLCTGCGICEYVCPFKDLAAIRVTSANESRHPRNRPLLPVFPGAGGYEDKEGSEEEPRGREAAGSWAGGGGSL
- a CDS encoding DUF362 domain-containing protein; this translates as MTNTTRREFLRQAAAAAGAAALAPYAVWADGETDASPPDMCIARWAGDPVGEDAVDKMAAALTERSIESLGGMGRFVSRGDVVWIKPNIAWNRAPELAATTNPAVVAALVRLSLDAGARKVKVGDNTCHDARQSYRSSGIEAAAREAGAEVVFLDENRFRDVKIGGRVLDKWPLYPEILEADLLINVPVAKHHGLSRATLAMKNYMGIIGGNRGAWHQDLAGCLCDITAFIKPRLSILDCARVLTDRGPQGGNLSDVKRMDTVAASIDIVALDAFGAELLGHDPARIGTVKAAQAAGLGRIAYRELRLREVAVS
- a CDS encoding DUF362 domain-containing protein; translated protein: MPRAFLVDRRAFLKASGAVGTGLLLGNPSVWAEEKSPEKARAKTNIDEALEVPRTTHSLPGPFPGRVVHVMDPQAVREDEPRAEVVEAMFNRGIRALAGGDEKAAFDLLFSKDDIVGIKVNPVGPGLISTRLELVDAIVLWLAASGIPKERIVIWDRFDYMLRDAGFTAERYPGVGIEGLQTMDESAASGESEDDSGWLDADGNHKSAGNFDPDAYYWADVEAPSDKQYLNQHVFNGRHSYFGKLLTKRLTKIINVPVFKNTGNGISMATKNMGYGAICNTGRLHQPLFFDVCTEVLAFPAVRDKMVLSVTDGLWGQYDGGPMPNAAARYVYNTLFFATDPFALDAVCHAIMVEKRKSMGIDVNEHPKYTEYLRYAERLGLGVADPEKIEVLHS